A stretch of the Alnus glutinosa chromosome 6, dhAlnGlut1.1, whole genome shotgun sequence genome encodes the following:
- the LOC133870457 gene encoding LIM domain-containing protein WLIM1-like, with protein sequence MAFAGTTQKCMACDKTVYLVDKLTADNRIYHKACFRCHHCKGTLKLGNYNSFEGVLYCRPHFDQLFKRTGSLDKSFEGTPKIAKPEKPVDGEKPTANKVSSMFGGTRDKCVGCKNTVYPTEKVTVNGTPYHKSCFKCCHGGCVISPSNYIAHEGRLYCKYHHTQLIKEKGNLSQLEGDHEKDATNEKSNGREVAAET encoded by the exons ATGGCGTTTGCAGGAACAACCCAGAAGTGCATGGCCTGTGACAAGACTGTTTATCTCGTTGATAAGCTAACCGCCGACAACCGCATCTACCACAAAGCCTGCTTCCGATGCCATCACTGCAAAGGAACTCTCAAG CTCGGCAATTACAATTCCTTTGAGGGAGTTCTCTATTGCAGGCCACACTTTGATCAGCTGTTCAAAAGAACTGGCAGCCTTGACAAAAGCTTTGAAG GGACACCAAAAATTGCAAAACCGGAGAAACCTGTTGATGGCGAG AAACCCACCGCAAATAAGGTTTCAAGTATGTTTGGTGGAACCAGAGACAAATGTGTCGGCTGCAAAAACACCGTCTATCCAACTGAGAAG GTTACTGTAAATGGGACTCCTTATCACAAGAGCTGTTTCAAATGCTGCCATGGAGGGTGTGTAATCAGCCCATCCAACTACATTGCACACGAGGGCCGACTCTACTGCAAATACCACCACACTCAACTCATCAAGGAAAAGGGCAACTTGAGCCAGCTTGAGGGAGATCATGAGAAGGATGCAACGAATGAGAAATCCAATGGCAGGGAAGTTGCTGCCGAGACATGA
- the LOC133870069 gene encoding GPN-loop GTPase QQT1 — MVYGQVVIGPPGSGKTTYCNGMSQFLRLIGRKVAVINLDPANDALPYECAVNIEDLIKLSDVMAEHSLGPNGGLVYCMDYLEKNIDWLQSKLEPLVKDHYLLFDFPGQVELFFLHANAKTVIMTLIKNLNLRLTAMHLVDAHLCSDPGKYVSALLLSLSTMLHLELPHINVLSKIDLIESYGKLDFNLDFYTDVQDLSYLQYHIGQDPRSAKYRKLTKELCDVIEDFSLVNFTTLDIQDKESVGNLVKLVDKSNGYIFAGIEASAVEFSKIAVSPLDWDYYRVAAVQEKYMKEDENSDLQ, encoded by the exons atggtGTACGGGCAGGTGGTGATTGGTCCGCCGGGTTCCGGCAAGACCACTTACTGCAACGGCATGTCTCAGTTCCTCAGACTCATTGGAAG GAAGGTTGCGGTTATCAATTTGGATCCTGCTAATGACGCATTGCC CTACGAATGCGCTGTGAACATTGAGGATCTTATAAAACTAAGTGATGTAATGGCGGAGCATTCTCTGGGTCCAAATGGAG GCCTTGTGTATTGTATGGATTATCTGGAGAAAAATATTGATTGGTTGCAATCAAAATTGGAACCTCTTGTGAAAG ATCACTatcttctctttgattttcCCGGCCAGGTGGAACTATTTTTCCTTCACGCCAATGCCAAGACAGTTATCATGACACTCATAAAGAATTTGAACCTGAGG TTGACTGCAATGCATTTAGTTGATGCCCATCTTTGCAGTGACCCTGGGAAGTATGTTAGTGCATTGCTTCTCTCTTTGTCAACCATGCTACATCTAGAGCTCCCACACATTAATGTCTTATCCAAGATTGATTTAATTGAGAGCTACGGAAAACTAG ATTTCAATCTCGACTTTTATACCGATGTGCAAGATTTATCTTATTTACAGTACCATATTGGTCAGGATCCTCGCTCTGCCAAGTACAG AAAACTAACTAAGGAGCTATGTGATGTTATAGAGGACTTCAGTCTTGTTAATTTTACAACCTTAGATATTCAG GACAAAGAGAGTGTTGGGAATCTAGTGAAGCTGGTAGACAAGAGCAACGGGTACATTTTTGCTGGCATAGAAGCAAGTGCAGTTGAATTCAGCAAGATTGCAGTTAGTCCTCTTGACTGGGATTATTACAG AGTTGCTGCAGTGCAAGAGAAGTACATGAAAGAGGACGAAAATTCTGATTTACAATGA
- the LOC133870955 gene encoding uncharacterized protein LOC133870955, with the protein MLSTLICGAGSFHKEEAEEEDELWINSPYSSPRKSRKRSHDKNSKNPYSTRGLDKFSALLADLEEKRQKIYLQADAQEISLVRFVHSDSNDWKPIVIKSKDKKDAKTKIIEAVKDLKEGKQQQPIQLEEVEANEKPKKSSVSWNMNLGKWRRPSYYLPATVIFILLLLLLFGRSFAIICTSLGWYAIPTLKDSVNTKRPTKKKEYVRGLSENKMAISANTKEYTRSKSGDVEGKSPRQRCHQKSW; encoded by the coding sequence ATGCTGAGTACTTTGATCTGCGGCGCAGGCAGTTTCCATAAGGAggaagctgaagaagaagacgagCTATGGATTAACAGCCCCTATTCGTCaccaagaaaatcaagaaaaaggaGCCATGATAAAAACAGCAAGAACCCGTATTCCACTCGTGGGCTCGACAAGTTTTCTGCTCTTTTAGCTGATCTTGAAGAGAAGAGACAGAAGATTTACTTGCAAGCCGACGCCCAAGAAATCTCTCTCGTCCGATTTGTCCACTCCGACTCAAACGATTGGAAGCCAATTGTGATAAAATCGAAGGACAAAAAAGACGCAAAAACAAAGATCATCGAGGCTGTCAAAGATTTGAAAGAAGGCAAGCAGCAGCAGCCGATACAACTGGAAGAAGTTGAAGCAAATGAAAAGCCTAAGAAGAGCAGCGTGTCATGGAATATGAACCTGGGAAAATGGAGGCGGCCGTCTTACTATCTCCCGGCGACTGTAATCTTCATTTTGTTGCTTTTGCTTCTGTTTGGGCGATCGTTTGCGATAATTTGCACCTCCCTTGGGTGGTACGCAATCCCCACGTTGAAGGACAGCGTGAATACGAAAAGGCcgacaaagaagaaagaatatgtACGAGGATTGAGCGAGAATAAGATGGCGATCAGTGCGAATACGAAGGAATACACGAGGAGCAAGTCCGGGGACGTGGAAGGCAAGTCTCCGCGACAGCGCTGCCATCAGAAAAGCTGGTGA
- the LOC133870960 gene encoding uncharacterized protein LOC133870960 produces the protein MSNLHLDSLPPTESLELENGLTLAPRVKLTFTVYPTSPSVTKPVDEWKVKLTVIDFLQTSLSVPVTVPEEDLEIRPLGDLKKRKREDPVAQGSLFIRDLGFLNQSSRKNNIEEEEEDVKVLEKKFLDWRKYIVEKMDGMELNLEGFKYKLNVVVPASDDFEAMRKAWEEFFAFGNRGHSRSGKQEPDTIVVRGVPSRWFAEPLVSSKPSMLVTHSIFSRLGNIRNLNVAEDNDLGKEAEEIGNIVSGLNCKIVVQFEKFKDFYNALRVLCGRSLQKQGSRLKANYEVTWEKDSFFRNSRSHTQERTSRMPEIATGNYRSEAPRHQHQISRLSPDDARRKRFKD, from the exons ATGAGCAACCTACACTTAGATTCGCTTCCCCCAACAGAAAGCCTAGAATTAGAGAACGGGCTCACGCTCGCGCCACGCGTGAAGCTCACCTTCACGGTTTACCCCACGAGCCCCTCGGTGACCAAACCGGTCGACGAGTGGAAGGTGAAGCTTACTGTCATAGACTTCCTCCAGACCTCGCTCTCCGTCCCCGTCACCGTCCCGGAAGAGGACCTGGAGATCCGACCGCTTGGAGACCTCAAGAAGCGCAAGCGCGAGGACCCCGTGGCCCAAGGCTCTCTCTTCATTCGCGACCTAGGGTTTCTCAACCAGTCCAGTAGAAAGAACAACattgaggaagaagaggaggacgTGAAGGTGTTGGAGAAAAAGTTCTTGGATTGGAGAAAATACATCGTGGAGAAAATGGACGGGATGGAGTTGAACCTCGAAGGTTTTAAGTACAAGCTCAACGTCGTCGTTCCGGCGTCCGACGATTTCGAGGCAATGAGGAAAGCTTGGGAGGAGTTTTTCGCTTTTGGAAATCGGG GGCATTCGAGGAGTGGGAAGCAAGAGCCTGATACGATTGTAGTGAGGGGGGTCCCGTCGCGGTGGTTTGCGGAGCCGCTGGTTTCGTCTAAGCCTTCCATGTTGGTTACGCATTCCATTTTTTCTAGACTTGGGAATATAAG GAATCTTAATGTTGCTGAGGACAATGATCTAGGTAAGGAAGCAGAGGAAATTGGGAACATAGTTTCGGGTCTTAATTGTAAGATTGTAGTTCAGTTCGAGAAATTCAAGGACTTCTATAATGCTCTAAGGGTGTTATGCGGCCGCTCATTGCAAAAG CAAGGATCTCGATTGAAGGCCAATTATGAGGTTACTTGGGAGAAGGATAGCTTTTTCCGGAATTCAAGAAGTCACACACAGGAGAGGACTAGTAGGATGCCAGAAATAGCAACGGGAAATTACAGAAGTGAAGCTCCAAGACATCAACATCAAATTTCTCGCCTCAGTCCTGATGATGCACGCCGTAAGAGGTTTAAG GATTAG
- the LOC133870961 gene encoding uncharacterized protein LOC133870961 — translation MGCFSCFDGGNKQRRREEERLASEEARAKAAEAAQKRQEQFEKSPAGRAARAQLQGLAKQSANSNKGEPALKWQMS, via the exons atgGGGTGCTTCTCTTGCTTCGACGGAGGCAACAAGCAACGGAGAAGGGAAGAAGAAAGGCTGGCCTCTGAAGAAGCTCGCGCTAAAGCCGCCGAAGCCGCCCAGAAAAG GCAAGAGCAATTTGAAAAATCTCCTGCAGGAAGAGCTGCACGTGCACAACTACAGGGACTCGCAAAGCAATCTGCAAACTCTAACAAAGGCGAACCAGCTCTAAAG TGGCAGATGTCTTGA